From Mycobacterium sp. HUMS_12744610, one genomic window encodes:
- a CDS encoding type VII secretion target — MSGVATAVAEQSVVSGGRPVENPYRLKDHYRMSSERISVDPASLRTAADGNAAAASQLDDYSRACKQWIADVEQEFLRCHGPVAAPVGTAMRAFFDGVGEQATGASGEHSAMGDNLANAAGRYEDADHAGATAVNAAAGGAL, encoded by the coding sequence ATGTCCGGTGTCGCGACTGCAGTTGCTGAGCAATCCGTAGTGAGCGGTGGCAGGCCTGTTGAAAACCCCTATAGGCTGAAAGATCATTACCGCATGAGTTCAGAGCGCATTTCCGTTGATCCCGCATCGCTTCGCACCGCCGCCGACGGCAACGCCGCGGCGGCGTCGCAACTCGATGACTACAGCCGCGCATGCAAACAGTGGATCGCCGACGTCGAGCAGGAATTCCTGCGCTGCCACGGGCCGGTCGCTGCGCCGGTGGGCACCGCGATGCGGGCGTTCTTCGATGGCGTCGGCGAGCAGGCAACCGGTGCCAGCGGTGAACACTCTGCAATGGGGGACAACCTCGCCAACGCGGCCGGCCGATACGAGGATGCCGACCATGCAGGGGCGACTGCGGTGAACGCCGCGGCAGGTGGTGCGCTGTAA
- a CDS encoding helix-turn-helix domain-containing protein: MSRRVLRGFDPSAFSQAREAAGMSRKDLARLARTGRATIDNWETGRVTPQIDVLVRAAKALNAPLDTFVNIPPNQRYPGDLRVLRGLTQPQLANATGLSTTTIGSIERGEVTLSDANAQAIAAALKLSPQTYQQAFERVRTRPPGTPA, encoded by the coding sequence GTGAGCCGCCGCGTCCTGCGCGGATTCGACCCCTCCGCATTCTCCCAGGCCCGCGAAGCCGCCGGCATGAGCCGCAAAGATCTGGCCCGCCTCGCTCGAACCGGCCGCGCCACCATCGACAACTGGGAGACCGGCCGAGTCACCCCACAGATCGACGTCCTCGTCCGCGCCGCCAAGGCTCTCAACGCCCCCCTCGACACGTTCGTCAACATCCCCCCTAACCAGCGATATCCTGGCGATCTGCGCGTCTTACGCGGGCTAACACAACCCCAGCTCGCCAACGCGACCGGCCTGAGCACCACCACCATCGGCTCCATCGAGCGCGGCGAAGTCACCCTGTCCGATGCCAACGCCCAGGCCATCGCCGCCGCCCTCAAACTGAGCCCTCAGACCTACCAGCAGGCCTTCGAACGCGTCCGTACACGGCCGCCCGGCACGCCGGCGTAG
- a CDS encoding type IV toxin-antitoxin system AbiEi family antitoxin domain-containing protein encodes MGSSAASEADLAIEAAGQWGMFTAAQATRLGLTRKRLTQLTAAGRIHHADTRGVYRFAGAPEDITLDTLRALWLALDPESFAGERIRRLHTGGTDAIVSHLAAAHYVHGLGSLHPDYLDFTVVAPRRSNNPLVRFRVAERTSFQIVAGLPVTTIAQTVADLYSDGIDAGHLGDILTDALLSAAADMAAITAALDPLTDNNGRDTILHALSVVGAPESLAEANELLFASRR; translated from the coding sequence ATGGGGAGTAGTGCTGCCTCCGAAGCCGACCTCGCGATCGAAGCGGCCGGCCAGTGGGGCATGTTCACTGCCGCCCAGGCGACTCGTCTGGGCCTCACCCGCAAACGGCTCACCCAGCTGACAGCGGCCGGACGCATCCACCACGCCGATACTCGCGGTGTCTACCGCTTCGCCGGCGCACCCGAGGACATCACCCTCGACACCCTCAGGGCACTATGGCTGGCGTTGGATCCGGAGTCGTTCGCCGGCGAGCGAATACGTCGGCTGCACACCGGCGGCACCGACGCCATCGTTTCCCATCTGGCCGCAGCACATTACGTCCACGGCCTGGGTAGCCTGCATCCCGACTACCTGGACTTCACCGTGGTTGCCCCACGACGCAGCAACAACCCCCTCGTTCGCTTCCGCGTCGCCGAACGCACCTCGTTCCAGATTGTGGCCGGCCTGCCCGTGACGACCATCGCCCAAACCGTCGCCGACCTCTACAGCGACGGCATCGACGCCGGCCACCTCGGCGACATCCTCACCGACGCACTGCTCAGCGCTGCTGCCGATATGGCCGCCATCACCGCCGCCCTCGACCCGCTCACCGACAACAACGGCCGAGACACCATCCTGCACGCACTGTCCGTCGTCGGCGCACCCGAGTCCCTCGCCGAAGCCAACGAACTGCTGTTCGCCAGCCGACGATGA
- a CDS encoding nucleotidyl transferase AbiEii/AbiGii toxin family protein: protein MSWSNDYRSERAFWVALRTRATQQSRTDHTHSSQELIRQFVIQRFIARLFTDTDSTPWVVAGGTGMLIRMPGARATRDLDLTTLTPDLGEPHAVQQALSTATGAHDADPFIYTVDTGKPFTGAVRGTKLRITAAISTDRAATFGLDVAADTILVSDIEHQQMQPAVPGMRGLPTLPSVPLFPLASQIADKVVGVMYRDDKNRSANRYRDLVDLALYAQSVDVSAAALRSALAARAATRDQPPPDRIEIPPGWEAGYARTAAPTSLPVPLRDAATAADVVNAWLQPVLSGSIAAEHIWDHSASAWRPPDHAPHRPGEVWVRPHTRDGRDIADYYRRAPRRP, encoded by the coding sequence ATGAGCTGGTCCAACGACTACCGCTCCGAACGCGCCTTCTGGGTCGCACTGCGGACCCGCGCCACCCAGCAGTCGCGCACCGACCACACACACTCGTCGCAGGAACTCATACGACAGTTCGTCATCCAGAGATTCATCGCCCGACTATTCACCGACACCGACAGCACCCCGTGGGTTGTTGCCGGCGGCACCGGAATGCTCATCAGGATGCCCGGAGCCCGCGCTACCCGCGATCTCGACCTGACCACACTCACTCCCGACCTCGGCGAACCCCATGCCGTCCAGCAAGCATTGTCGACCGCCACCGGCGCCCACGACGCCGACCCCTTCATCTACACCGTCGACACGGGAAAGCCGTTCACCGGCGCGGTGCGCGGTACCAAGCTCCGGATCACCGCCGCCATTTCAACCGATCGCGCCGCCACCTTCGGCCTCGACGTCGCCGCCGACACCATCCTCGTCAGCGATATCGAACACCAGCAGATGCAGCCCGCGGTACCCGGCATGCGAGGGCTACCTACCCTGCCGTCAGTCCCGTTGTTCCCCCTGGCCAGCCAGATCGCCGACAAGGTCGTGGGCGTCATGTACCGCGACGACAAGAACCGCTCCGCCAACCGCTACCGAGATCTCGTCGATCTCGCCCTCTACGCACAGTCCGTCGACGTCAGCGCCGCCGCCCTGCGATCTGCACTTGCGGCCCGCGCCGCAACGCGTGACCAGCCCCCGCCGGACCGTATCGAGATTCCCCCAGGCTGGGAGGCTGGTTACGCCCGCACCGCCGCCCCGACCAGCTTGCCAGTACCCCTTCGCGACGCCGCCACCGCCGCCGATGTCGTCAACGCCTGGTTACAGCCCGTTCTCTCCGGCAGCATTGCAGCAGAACACATCTGGGACCACAGCGCATCGGCGTGGCGACCACCCGATCACGCCCCACATCGGCCCGGCGAAGTCTGGGTCCGCCCCCACACCCGGGACGGACGCGACATCGCCGACTACTACCGCCGCGCACCGCGACGGCCATAA
- a CDS encoding NYN domain-containing protein: MSARQAAVIVDYQNVHLRGHERFCGERPLHECLISPGAFARRLLDVRAAAGRGRAELAEVQVFRGLPEPEYDLAGYQRNLAQQCEWETDPLVTVTHRPLRYRVVQQRYSTGPGPALQSDVEAREKGIDVLCALAVISAADSDAIDLVIVASHDSDLDPAVAAVQRAHRAEIEAFQWVGGRAPDHGRLHGDGRLWCTRLGERDFAACGDSRDYSAPQQIRRAG; encoded by the coding sequence ATGTCCGCACGCCAGGCGGCAGTGATCGTCGACTACCAGAATGTGCACCTACGAGGTCATGAGCGATTCTGTGGTGAACGCCCGCTGCACGAGTGCCTGATTTCCCCGGGAGCGTTCGCGCGACGACTGCTCGATGTGCGCGCTGCCGCCGGGCGCGGCAGGGCAGAACTCGCTGAGGTGCAGGTGTTCCGCGGCCTGCCGGAGCCTGAATACGACCTCGCCGGCTACCAGCGCAACCTCGCCCAACAATGCGAATGGGAGACCGACCCCCTTGTCACGGTGACTCACCGCCCGCTGCGATATCGCGTGGTGCAGCAGCGCTACAGCACTGGCCCGGGCCCAGCGCTGCAATCGGACGTGGAAGCGCGCGAAAAAGGTATCGACGTTCTCTGCGCGCTGGCGGTTATCTCTGCCGCTGACAGTGATGCGATCGATCTGGTCATCGTCGCCAGCCATGACAGCGACCTCGATCCGGCCGTGGCGGCCGTCCAGCGTGCACACCGCGCAGAAATAGAGGCATTCCAATGGGTCGGTGGCAGGGCGCCGGACCATGGTCGTCTGCACGGCGACGGGCGCCTGTGGTGCACACGACTTGGTGAGCGCGATTTCGCTGCGTGCGGTGATAGCCGCGATTACAGTGCGCCTCAACAGATTCGGCGGGCGGGCTGA